In the genome of Patescibacteria group bacterium, the window GGCTGAATTCCAGCTTCATTTAACAACCTAACAGCAGTTTGAGTTGGTTTGGTTTTCATTTCTCCAATCATATCTGGAATTGGTAAATATGAAACTAAAATAAACATTGATTGTTTTAGCGCTTTGAGTTTCATCATTCTTGCTGCTTCTAAAAACAGCATGTTCTGATACTCGCCTATTGTTCCTCCAATTTCAATCAAAACAAAATCAGCCTTAGTAATTTTGGCTGCTTTTCTAATTCTAGCAATAACTTCATTGGGAATGTCAGGAACAACTTCAACACAACGGCCGCCGTATTGTAAATTTCTTTCTCTGTCTATCACTGCCTGATAAACCCTGCCAGTTGTTATATAATTATCAGTTGTCAGTGTTTCACCTAAAAATCTTTCATAATTCCCGATATCCTGGTCACACTCTGTTCCATCATCCATCACAAATACTTCACCATGTTCAACTGGATTCATCGTGCCAGCATCAACATTGATATAAGGATCAATTTTAATTGCAGTGATTTTAAATCCTTTTGATTTTAAAATCCTGGCAATAGAAGACGTTGCAATACCTTTTCCTATGCCAGACATCACTCCACCAGCAACAAAGATAAACCTTGGCATTTTATTTCTTCTCTTCTTCTATTATTATTGTGACTTCAGCTTCTAAATTATGATCGAATTTAAGTTTAACAGGAAACTCTCCAAGCTCCTTAATTGGTTGAACCATCTCTATTTGAGTTTTTTTAACCTCAAAACCCTGCTCTTTTAAAGCTTCGTAAAGCTTGCCAACACTAACTGATTCAAAAAGCTGTCCCTCGTCACCAGTCTTAACATTAATTACAAATGCCCTGCCCTCAATTGCCTCAATTAAGGCTTGAGTCTTTTTTAATTCCTCTTCTGCTTTTTGTGATTCTAGTTCTTTTTGTGATTCTAACTGTTCCATACTTCTTTTATCTGCTATTTTTGCAAAACCTTTTGGAAGTAAAAAGTTTCTGGCGTAACCATCTTTAACTTCTTTTATTTCATTTTTTTTACCCAAATCTTCAATATCTTTTAAAAGTATAACTCTCATAAAACTAGTTTACTATAATGATTTTATTACTTCAATAGCCTTGTTAAGCTGAGGATCTTTGCCCTGCTCATAATCATCAGCAGTCAGTTCCACTTCAATATCAGGCTCTAGTCCAACATCAGTGATTAAATGACCATTGGGTGTCAACCATTTTGCAACAGTTATTTTTAAACTTGATCCGCCTCTTAGCTCAACTAACTCCTGAACAGAACCTTTTCCAAATGACTTTTCTCCTATCAACAGAATGTCTCTATTATCCCTCAAAGCTCCTGCCAGTATCTCAGAACCTGAAGCAGAGCCTTTATTGATTAAAACCACAACTTTATAATCTAAAAGTGCGGGATTACCATCAGCTCTATACTCCATTGTAGTACCATCAGCAAATTCCTCAACAACAACTAATTCTCCATTTTCTAAAAACCAGCCAGCAATGTCTTGAGCTATTTCCAAATAACCTCCAGGATTATTTCTTAAATCTATAATAATCTTTTTGGCAGATGTATCAAGAATTTCAAAAACAGCTTTTCTAAAATCAAATCCTGCTTTTCCGCTAAATTGATAAAGTTTTAAATGAACAATAGTGTCATTTTCAAGAAGCTCCCATTTTAAAGAAGGAACTTCAATAACACCTCTTGTAATTGGAATTTCTTTTGATTCATTCCAGCCATCACGGAAAATAGTTAAAACAACCTCTGTCCCTCTTGGTCCTCTTATCAATTTAACAGCTTCATAAATTGTAATATCAACTGTTGAAGTATCATCAACTTTTAAAATTTTATCTCCTGCCAAAAGTCCTGCTTTAAAAGCTGGAGTGTCTTGTAAAGGTGCAACTACCTGAAGCTGTCCTTTTATTACGTCTATTTCCATTCCTACGCCCTCAAAAACACCTTTTACATCTTCAACAAATCTTTTTGTTTCTTGCGGAGGAAAAAATACTGTATAAGGATCATCTAAAGATTCAACCATTCCTGAAATAGCTCCGTAAATTATCTCTTGGGTATTAATTTTATCATTGTTTACAAATTTATCCTGAAGCTTGTTATATGCTTCCCAAAACAAAGAAAGGTTAATATCTTCTGGAGCGCAGACATCACAAACCACTTGCAGTTTCCCAAACCAAACACCAGTTCCAAAACTAGCAAAAATCACCACAACTAATAAGAATAAATTTAATTTTCTTTTAAAAGAAAAAAGCATATATAATAATCTTCTTTTTATCAAAATTTAACTAAAAAGTCTATAAAGTCTTAAGAAATTTAACAATATTGTTTAAAAAAAACAAATAAAACAAACACTAACTTTTGTCCAGCCTCACTAAACCAACAACAATCACCGAGCTAATGACATTCCTGCTGTTTATTCTCAAGGATACAATAGCAAAAACCCGGTATATCTCCTTGCCTCCCGACACACGTGTAATTCCCATCAGGGCCTATAATCCAATCTTCTATATATCCACATTCAGCAACATAATCTTTCCAACCGGAAGAACAGCTATACTCACCATTATCAGTGCCCACAGTGGCAAATCTCTTAGTAACTACTCCGTCACAATTATAATCCCAAGATCCACAGTTGTTAGCTGAAGTAAACCAACTTGTTTGGCCAGGACGAGAACTAGAGTTCCCAGTACATCCATCTGTATTAGCAGGAGAGTTATTAACAAAACTACTCCATTCAGTTGGAGACTTGGTGGGAACAAAAATGCTCTTCCCC includes:
- the rplI gene encoding 50S ribosomal protein L9 — translated: MRVILLKDIEDLGKKNEIKEVKDGYARNFLLPKGFAKIADKRSMEQLESQKELESQKAEEELKKTQALIEAIEGRAFVINVKTGDEGQLFESVSVGKLYEALKEQGFEVKKTQIEMVQPIKELGEFPVKLKFDHNLEAEVTIIIEEEKK
- a CDS encoding S41 family peptidase, translating into MLFSFKRKLNLFLLVVVIFASFGTGVWFGKLQVVCDVCAPEDINLSLFWEAYNKLQDKFVNNDKINTQEIIYGAISGMVESLDDPYTVFFPPQETKRFVEDVKGVFEGVGMEIDVIKGQLQVVAPLQDTPAFKAGLLAGDKILKVDDTSTVDITIYEAVKLIRGPRGTEVVLTIFRDGWNESKEIPITRGVIEVPSLKWELLENDTIVHLKLYQFSGKAGFDFRKAVFEILDTSAKKIIIDLRNNPGGYLEIAQDIAGWFLENGELVVVEEFADGTTMEYRADGNPALLDYKVVVLINKGSASGSEILAGALRDNRDILLIGEKSFGKGSVQELVELRGGSSLKITVAKWLTPNGHLITDVGLEPDIEVELTADDYEQGKDPQLNKAIEVIKSL